The following coding sequences are from one Streptococcus mitis window:
- the dltD gene encoding D-alanyl-lipoteichoic acid biosynthesis protein DltD gives MLKRLWMIFGPIFIAGFLVLLLIFFYPSTTSHNLTEEKYSAASVSVESFKERSQKVRALTDPNMRFVPFFGSSEWLRFDGAHPAVLAEKYNRSYRPYLLGQRGAASLNQYFGMQQMLPQLENKQVVYVISPQWFSKNGYEPAAFQQYFNGDQLTSFLEHQSGDQASQYAATRLLQQFPNVAMKDLVQKLASKEELSTADNEMIELLARFNERQASFFGQFSVRGYFKYDKHVAKYLKTLPDQFSYQAIEDVVKADAEKNTSNNDLGMENYFYNTQIKKDLNKLKDSQKNFTYLKSPEYNDLQLVLTQFSKSKVNPIFIIPPVNKKWMDYAGLREDMYQQTVQKIRYQLESQGFTNIADFSKDGGEAFFMKDTIHLGWLGWLAFDKAVDPFLSNPTPAPTYHLNERFFSKDWATYDGDVKEFQ, from the coding sequence ATGCTTAAACGCTTATGGATGATTTTCGGGCCCATCTTCATAGCTGGATTTTTGGTTCTTCTACTCATCTTTTTTTATCCAAGTACAACAAGCCATAATCTGACGGAGGAGAAATATTCGGCGGCTTCTGTTAGTGTAGAGAGTTTTAAAGAGAGAAGCCAAAAAGTAAGGGCTCTTACAGATCCAAATATGCGTTTTGTTCCCTTCTTTGGCTCCAGTGAATGGCTTCGTTTTGACGGTGCCCATCCTGCGGTATTGGCTGAGAAATACAACCGCTCTTATCGCCCCTATCTTTTAGGACAGAGGGGAGCTGCATCGCTCAACCAGTATTTTGGGATGCAACAGATGTTGCCACAACTGGAGAATAAACAAGTTGTATATGTCATCTCGCCCCAGTGGTTTAGTAAAAATGGCTATGAGCCAGCAGCCTTCCAGCAGTATTTTAATGGGGATCAGTTGACGAGTTTTCTGGAACATCAATCTGGAGATCAGGCTAGTCAATATGCAGCGACCCGCTTACTACAGCAGTTTCCAAATGTAGCTATGAAGGACCTGGTTCAGAAGTTGGCAAGTAAAGAAGAATTGTCGACGGCAGACAATGAAATGATTGAATTATTGGCTCGTTTTAATGAACGTCAAGCTTCCTTTTTTGGTCAGTTTTCGGTTAGAGGCTATTTCAAATACGATAAGCATGTAGCTAAGTATTTAAAGACCTTGCCAGATCAGTTTTCTTATCAAGCTATAGAAGATGTTGTCAAAGCAGATGCAGAAAAGAATACTTCTAATAATGATCTGGGAATGGAGAATTATTTCTATAATACACAGATTAAGAAGGATTTGAATAAATTAAAGGATTCTCAGAAAAATTTTACCTATCTCAAGTCGCCAGAATATAATGACTTGCAGTTAGTGTTGACACAGTTTTCTAAATCCAAGGTAAACCCGATTTTTATCATTCCACCTGTTAATAAAAAATGGATGGACTATGCTGGTTTACGAGAGGATATGTACCAACAAACGGTGCAGAAGATTCGCTACCAGTTAGAAAGTCAAGGTTTTACCAATATAGCAGATTTTTCTAAGGACGGTGGGGAAGCTTTCTTTATGAAGGATACCATTCACCTTGGTTGGTTAGGTTGGTTGGCATTTGATAAGGCCGTTGATCCTTTCCTATCCAATCCCACACCAGCTCCGACTTATCATCTGAATGAGCGCTTTTTCAGTAAAGACTGGGCGACTTATGATGGAGATGTCAAGGAATTTCAATAG
- the adcR gene encoding zinc-dependent transcriptional regulator AdcR, translated as MRQLAKDIDAFLNEVILQAENQHEILIGHCTSEVALTNTQEHILMLLSEESLTNSELARRLNVSQAAVTKAIKSLVKEGMLETSKDPKDARVIFYQLTDLARPIAEEHHHHHEHTLLTYEQVATQFTPNEQKVIQRFLTALVGEIK; from the coding sequence ATGAGACAGCTAGCGAAGGATATCGATGCTTTTTTGAATGAGGTGATTTTGCAGGCAGAAAATCAGCATGAAATCCTAATAGGTCATTGCACTAGCGAGGTGGCTCTGACCAATACCCAGGAGCATATCCTCATGCTCTTGTCAGAGGAATCTTTAACAAATTCAGAGTTGGCCCGTCGTCTCAATGTCAGTCAGGCGGCAGTTACCAAGGCTATTAAGTCTTTGGTCAAGGAAGGGATGTTGGAAACATCTAAAGATCCTAAGGATGCGCGTGTAATTTTTTATCAGTTGACTGATTTGGCTCGTCCAATTGCTGAGGAGCATCATCATCACCATGAGCATACACTTTTAACCTATGAACAAGTGGCTACTCAGTTTACTCCAAATGAACAAAAAGTGATTCAGCGGTTTTTGACTGCTTTAGTAGGAGAAATCAAATAA
- a CDS encoding metal ABC transporter ATP-binding protein: MRYITVEDLSFYYDKEPVLEHINYSVDSGEFVTLTGENGAAKTTLIKASLGILQPRIGKVTISKTNTQGKKLRIAYLPQQIASFNAGFPSTVYEFVKSGRYPRKGWFRRLNAHDEEHIKVSLDSVGMWEHRDKRLGSLSGGQKQRAVIARMFASDPDVFVLDEPTTGMDAGSKNEFYELMHHSAHHHGKAVLMITHDPEEVKDYADRNIHLVRNQDSPWRCFNVHENDQEVGHA, translated from the coding sequence ATGAGATATATTACGGTAGAGGACTTGTCCTTCTATTATGATAAGGAGCCTGTTCTTGAACATATCAATTATAGTGTTGATAGTGGGGAATTTGTGACCTTGACAGGGGAAAATGGGGCGGCTAAGACGACACTCATCAAGGCCAGTCTTGGAATCCTCCAACCACGCATTGGTAAGGTAACCATTTCAAAGACAAATACGCAGGGTAAGAAATTGAGAATAGCCTATCTTCCTCAACAGATTGCCAGTTTTAATGCAGGTTTTCCAAGTACGGTTTATGAATTTGTCAAGTCGGGACGCTATCCACGAAAAGGTTGGTTCCGTCGCTTGAATGCTCATGATGAGGAGCATATCAAGGTTAGTCTGGACTCAGTTGGCATGTGGGAACACCGAGACAAACGCTTGGGTTCTCTATCTGGGGGGCAAAAGCAGCGAGCGGTGATTGCGCGTATGTTTGCTTCTGACCCAGATGTGTTTGTCCTAGATGAGCCGACAACGGGGATGGATGCAGGAAGTAAAAACGAATTTTACGAACTCATGCACCACAGCGCTCATCATCACGGCAAGGCTGTTTTGATGATTACTCATGACCCTGAAGAAGTTAAGGACTATGCGGACCGCAATATTCATCTAGTACGTAACCAAGACTCGCCATGGCGTTGTTTCAACGTTCATGAGAATGATCAGGAGGTGGGCCATGCTTAG